In Haloarcula sp. H-GB4, a single genomic region encodes these proteins:
- a CDS encoding TAXI family TRAP transporter solute-binding subunit: MVGTAGLAGLAGCGGDSGGDGGDGGGGESGGSDGSGGSTSWTIGTSGPETATHASGVAMAQLISEKSSDISMSAQTTGGTAANPRLIAQGDIDVAQSTDWAVARSNSGGDPYGKPVGKTMTQVLPFMTLEYYLVRRTDDALAGIETVSDIPQDGSVSMAFGQRGGTNFFAGLDGFRLSGIDNVEDKYDLQSMSWGDQGAQFADGRLDMMIVYGVSREVLTGWAQEAGAQADVAVVNWEFDESDLANSDLPYTYIETPASLWDGQDIRMDSIPAVGVGYETIFPADVSEELGYEFVQTVMEDIDAVREASSVLSRAGPDFAQEFLLPSSNAPVHPGAEKYYKEQGLWKDRLTTLEEYEG; this comes from the coding sequence ATGGTCGGTACAGCTGGCCTGGCCGGTCTCGCTGGCTGTGGTGGAGACAGCGGTGGCGACGGCGGCGACGGTGGTGGCGGCGAGAGCGGTGGTAGTGATGGAAGTGGCGGCAGTACAAGTTGGACAATTGGAACGTCGGGACCGGAGACAGCGACTCACGCGTCAGGGGTAGCGATGGCACAGCTGATCTCCGAAAAGTCAAGCGACATCAGCATGAGCGCCCAGACCACCGGCGGGACTGCGGCAAACCCTCGGTTGATCGCGCAGGGAGACATCGATGTCGCCCAGAGTACTGACTGGGCGGTCGCACGCTCAAACAGCGGGGGAGACCCCTACGGAAAACCAGTCGGGAAAACGATGACCCAGGTGTTACCGTTCATGACTCTAGAGTATTACCTCGTCAGGCGGACTGACGACGCGCTGGCAGGCATTGAAACAGTGTCGGACATTCCACAGGACGGGTCGGTTTCGATGGCGTTCGGCCAGCGCGGCGGGACGAACTTCTTTGCGGGACTTGACGGATTCCGACTGTCCGGGATCGACAATGTCGAGGACAAGTACGACCTCCAGTCAATGAGCTGGGGAGATCAGGGGGCCCAGTTCGCGGACGGCCGCCTCGATATGATGATAGTCTATGGGGTCAGTCGCGAGGTGCTGACCGGATGGGCGCAGGAGGCCGGTGCACAGGCCGACGTCGCGGTCGTCAACTGGGAGTTCGACGAGTCAGACCTGGCAAACTCCGACCTGCCCTACACATATATTGAGACACCGGCCAGCCTCTGGGATGGGCAAGATATTCGAATGGACTCCATTCCGGCAGTCGGTGTCGGCTACGAGACGATCTTCCCGGCCGACGTATCTGAGGAACTGGGCTATGAGTTCGTACAGACGGTCATGGAGGACATCGACGCGGTCCGTGAGGCGAGTTCAGTGCTCTCGCGGGCTGGCCCGGACTTCGCACAGGAATTTTTGCTCCCCTCGTCGAATGCACCCGTCCATCCCGGAGCGGAGAAGTACTACAAGGAACAGGGTCTGTGGAAGGACAGACTAACCACACTTGAGGAATATGAGGGGTAA
- a CDS encoding CPBP family intramembrane glutamic endopeptidase, giving the protein MATATRDRPILQAFQYGFTLFSALSLGVIGLGFGSVLLLTIAFSLSLGAGVQITEVQTLVLGLITVQGIGCPAIAYTYIKLRPVIRAKLREVFSYAPDTGAFSIGISVPSLREVGIVVLGYASAMGGLVVVAVIITALVSMFGIEPATNQAAETGMENPDVLLLLIPASFLLIGPGEELLFRGVVQGRIRDYFGPVSGVTIASVIFASIHYPALSGGSVTGKLVAVSALLIPSLILGTTYEYTDNIVVPSLIHGAYNATLFTGLYVTVKFSGELSSAAGVLSSSGF; this is encoded by the coding sequence ATGGCAACGGCGACCCGCGACCGTCCGATTTTGCAGGCCTTCCAGTACGGGTTTACGCTTTTCTCGGCCCTTTCGCTGGGCGTGATAGGACTCGGGTTCGGCTCGGTCCTGCTCCTCACCATCGCTTTTTCGCTGTCACTCGGCGCAGGAGTACAGATTACCGAAGTACAGACGCTGGTTCTTGGGCTGATAACGGTTCAGGGAATCGGCTGCCCGGCCATCGCGTACACGTACATCAAACTCAGGCCGGTGATCAGAGCGAAACTCCGCGAGGTGTTCTCGTATGCGCCAGACACCGGCGCATTCAGTATCGGCATTTCTGTGCCGAGTCTCCGTGAGGTCGGTATCGTCGTGCTGGGCTACGCCAGCGCAATGGGTGGGCTCGTAGTGGTGGCTGTCATCATCACGGCGCTCGTCTCGATGTTCGGGATAGAACCGGCAACCAATCAGGCAGCAGAGACCGGAATGGAGAACCCCGATGTCCTCCTCCTGTTGATTCCCGCCTCGTTCCTCCTCATTGGCCCGGGCGAGGAACTGCTGTTCCGCGGTGTCGTTCAGGGCCGCATCCGGGACTATTTCGGCCCGGTTTCGGGCGTCACTATTGCGAGTGTCATCTTCGCCAGCATTCATTACCCCGCCCTCAGCGGCGGGTCAGTCACGGGGAAGTTGGTCGCGGTGAGTGCCCTACTCATTCCGTCGCTTATCCTCGGCACGACCTACGAGTACACGGACAACATCGTCGTCCCGTCACTTATCCACGGCGCGTACAACGCCACGCTGTTTACTGGCCTGTACGTCACCGTCAAATTCAGTGGTGAACTCTCGTCCGCCGCGGGCGTCCTCAGTAGTAGCGGCTTCTGA
- a CDS encoding APC family permease, translating to MGLLPSLLTRSRSGKLGLIEVVAMGVGGMVSGGIYAVLGVAMQQAGNAVPLSYLIAGIITLLTAYSYLKLTLHFGEHGGVFSFVEHIVDNPTIAAYVGWILIVGYVGVMAMYAFAFGAYTLTAARAIAGNELPQLLRPVISIIIVAAFVGLNIRGVQETGLFEDIAVYIKIAILLSLATLGVVFYDGSVVAIDFFSKGVVSPIAGFAIIFVSYEGFQLLVYDYEEIENVEQVLPIGMYVAIAIAMLIYVSVSFMATLNLTPAELLAHQEVALAEAVSNIPVLGGAGFILVILSAMKSTSSGINATLFGTSRLVDKIATEGALPRVFSFRNRDGIPVYSLLIIGSLTAALAALGTLKQITEFGSVAFLISFAVTNYTNIVLADETDSNRFIPVLGLVGTGVALPVVLYHLYRTDVAILLWIGGIFAVVFLVEYFYIERSSFTPEIDSGEAEWSKR from the coding sequence ATGGGACTACTGCCCTCTCTCCTGACTCGCAGTCGTTCTGGGAAACTCGGACTCATCGAAGTCGTTGCGATGGGTGTTGGCGGAATGGTTTCGGGCGGGATCTACGCTGTCCTCGGCGTCGCAATGCAGCAAGCCGGTAATGCAGTCCCACTGTCGTATCTCATTGCGGGCATCATCACCCTCCTCACTGCCTATTCCTATCTCAAACTCACGCTGCACTTCGGCGAGCACGGCGGCGTCTTTTCATTCGTCGAGCACATTGTTGACAATCCAACTATCGCCGCGTACGTCGGGTGGATTCTCATCGTCGGATACGTGGGTGTGATGGCGATGTACGCGTTCGCCTTCGGTGCGTACACGCTCACTGCCGCGCGAGCCATCGCGGGGAACGAACTCCCGCAACTCCTGCGTCCGGTAATCTCAATCATAATTGTCGCTGCGTTCGTCGGCCTTAATATCCGAGGCGTCCAGGAAACTGGGCTCTTCGAAGATATCGCAGTGTACATCAAAATCGCCATCTTGCTGTCGCTCGCAACTCTCGGAGTGGTTTTTTATGATGGGAGTGTGGTGGCAATTGACTTCTTCAGCAAAGGCGTCGTCAGCCCCATCGCCGGATTCGCCATCATCTTTGTCTCCTACGAGGGTTTCCAACTCTTGGTCTATGACTACGAGGAGATCGAAAACGTGGAACAGGTATTGCCAATCGGGATGTACGTTGCCATCGCTATTGCGATGCTGATCTACGTCTCGGTGTCATTCATGGCAACGCTCAATCTCACGCCAGCGGAGCTTCTCGCTCATCAGGAGGTCGCGCTCGCCGAGGCCGTCTCCAACATCCCAGTACTCGGGGGTGCCGGATTCATTCTCGTCATCCTTTCGGCAATGAAAAGCACCTCGTCAGGCATCAACGCGACATTGTTCGGTACATCTCGGCTTGTCGATAAGATTGCGACAGAAGGTGCACTCCCACGCGTTTTTTCGTTCCGGAACCGAGACGGAATCCCCGTCTACTCGCTGCTGATTATCGGTAGTCTGACGGCAGCACTCGCAGCTCTTGGGACACTCAAGCAGATCACTGAATTTGGATCAGTGGCGTTTCTGATCTCTTTTGCGGTCACGAATTATACGAACATCGTACTCGCTGACGAGACGGATTCGAACCGCTTCATCCCAGTACTCGGACTGGTCGGCACAGGGGTCGCACTTCCGGTTGTGCTCTATCACTTATATCGAACGGACGTGGCGATCCTACTCTGGATCGGAGGGATCTTCGCGGTAGTCTTCCTCGTAGAGTACTTCTATATCGAGCGGAGTTCGTTTACGCCCGAGATAGACAGTGGGGAAGCAGAATGGTCGAAGCGGTGA
- a CDS encoding TRAP transporter fused permease subunit, whose product MTEENTPGSWVDPSRVRMVKYGFLIALGIASTAYHLWFTQLFPFEQDQHKIAHLGFMLVGAAVLAFEPEPKTRRERFGNYATLLEAALSAVVAVYLFTAFNRIVYEQLGIYTDLDLFMGLLLILLLLDVCRRVYGPMLSLVGVVGLAYALYGPYFPGILNHNGVQAERLVQGLTVEFGSGVFGVIVEVSGTFIIIFMILAGLLEAYGALEYFVQVGTLIGKRVRSGLAQMTTVASMGMGSVNGSAAANAATTGAFTIPLLKRHGLDRDTAAAYEAVASSGGQIMPPIMGAAAFIMAEITGTSYLKIIVVGFLPALLFYGTVAIGVHLTTIKEGLTSEISEDELTDVETVDKERKNALDGIFGRTTTAVSFGQISVRNLIVEGLALWVPLVVLLYALVILLYDPLYAGFLSIMSAFPAAFIQGIFFRDGYGSRDFFVDTMDGLGRGMENAAPIAVSLGVMNIFVGVLNLTGFTQVFASSLVELSGGVLALLLMFAMVAALLFGLGMPTVAAYITAVLLIAPALTEAGIDLLAAHFFVFYFAILSALTPPVAIACLVTARVAGGNFWRTAGKSLVLGAPLFVLPYVFVVNDSLLFWSVPATPITFVVVGTGLVATVTAIVNYFSGQLRLPNRAGLLVAAGAAMFAPLAPMTVAVQTLATLTIVALLYIAVKYDSGSETGQPEQVSVDD is encoded by the coding sequence ATGACGGAAGAAAACACACCCGGGAGCTGGGTCGATCCGTCCCGGGTACGCATGGTCAAGTACGGGTTCCTGATCGCTCTGGGAATCGCCTCGACAGCCTATCACCTCTGGTTCACCCAGCTGTTCCCGTTCGAACAGGACCAGCACAAAATTGCCCACCTCGGCTTCATGCTCGTGGGGGCGGCCGTCCTCGCATTTGAACCCGAACCCAAGACACGCCGGGAGCGGTTCGGCAACTACGCGACGCTACTTGAGGCCGCCCTCTCTGCTGTCGTCGCTGTCTACCTCTTTACCGCCTTCAACCGCATCGTCTATGAGCAACTCGGAATATACACCGACCTCGACTTATTCATGGGGCTGTTGCTCATCCTGCTGTTGTTGGATGTCTGCCGGCGGGTTTACGGTCCAATGCTGTCGCTGGTCGGCGTCGTTGGCCTTGCGTATGCACTGTATGGGCCGTACTTCCCTGGTATTTTGAACCACAACGGGGTTCAGGCCGAACGGCTCGTACAGGGCCTAACGGTTGAGTTCGGTAGTGGCGTTTTCGGCGTCATTGTCGAGGTTTCAGGGACGTTCATCATTATTTTCATGATCCTTGCGGGGCTGCTGGAAGCGTACGGCGCGCTGGAGTATTTTGTGCAGGTCGGAACGCTGATCGGCAAGCGAGTCCGCTCCGGGCTAGCACAGATGACAACCGTCGCAAGCATGGGCATGGGGTCGGTCAACGGCAGCGCGGCCGCCAATGCGGCGACGACGGGCGCGTTTACCATCCCGTTGCTCAAGCGTCACGGGCTCGACAGAGATACCGCAGCGGCCTACGAAGCGGTGGCTTCCAGCGGCGGCCAGATTATGCCACCAATCATGGGTGCAGCGGCATTCATAATGGCCGAAATCACTGGAACGAGCTACCTGAAGATTATTGTCGTCGGGTTTCTGCCTGCACTCCTCTTCTACGGAACGGTCGCAATTGGTGTCCACCTGACGACGATCAAGGAAGGGCTCACGAGCGAGATTAGCGAGGACGAACTGACTGACGTCGAGACGGTCGACAAGGAGCGGAAAAACGCACTAGATGGGATCTTCGGTCGGACGACAACCGCTGTTTCGTTCGGGCAGATATCGGTTCGCAACCTGATCGTTGAAGGACTCGCGCTGTGGGTCCCGCTGGTCGTTCTCCTGTACGCACTGGTCATCCTTCTGTACGACCCGTTGTACGCAGGCTTCCTTTCAATCATGTCGGCGTTCCCAGCCGCGTTCATTCAGGGAATCTTTTTCCGCGATGGGTACGGGAGCCGCGACTTTTTCGTGGACACTATGGACGGCCTGGGCCGCGGAATGGAAAACGCAGCCCCGATTGCGGTATCGCTTGGCGTGATGAACATCTTTGTCGGTGTGTTGAACCTCACCGGATTCACACAGGTGTTCGCCTCCAGCCTCGTTGAACTCTCGGGCGGCGTACTCGCGCTATTGCTCATGTTCGCGATGGTCGCCGCGCTTCTCTTTGGTCTCGGGATGCCGACCGTCGCAGCCTACATCACGGCCGTGCTGCTGATCGCACCAGCACTGACTGAGGCTGGTATCGACCTACTCGCGGCGCATTTCTTCGTGTTCTACTTCGCGATTCTCTCGGCGCTGACGCCACCGGTTGCCATCGCCTGCCTCGTCACGGCCAGGGTCGCAGGCGGGAATTTCTGGCGAACCGCCGGAAAGTCGCTCGTGCTCGGGGCGCCGCTGTTTGTTCTCCCGTACGTCTTCGTCGTCAACGATAGTCTGTTGTTCTGGTCGGTGCCGGCGACACCGATTACGTTCGTCGTCGTGGGCACCGGTCTCGTCGCCACCGTGACAGCTATTGTCAACTATTTTTCAGGCCAACTCAGGCTGCCGAATCGCGCCGGGCTACTGGTGGCTGCGGGAGCAGCGATGTTCGCTCCACTGGCGCCGATGACCGTTGCCGTGCAGACCCTCGCAACACTCACCATCGTCGCATTGCTGTACATAGCGGTGAAATACGACTCCGGGTCCGAAACCGGACAGCCCGAACAGGTCTCAGTCGATGACTGA
- a CDS encoding PAS domain S-box protein: MVGSVRVLHVDDEPDFADLTAAYLERTMDSCTVDTAVRADDIITDRPQDTYDCIISDYDMPGMNGLEFLERIREDAPKLPFILYTGKGSEEIAAEAISVGVTDYIQKEPGTSQYTVLANRVQNAVEARRDELQVTRGHRAMNAAWDGISTLDHEGRFTYLNDAYAATFGYEREELLGEHWQKIHSEESLKTVDGEILPAVSEAGTWTGETLLERADGTQFIGEHTVASIKDNGAVCVVRDRTDREELDKQLRHERERFRLLVDAVENYAIFLLDPDGLIQSWNAGAKQLTQYEESDILDEHFSAFHTEKQIADGIPEQLLQEAGECGKATDRGLRVRKDGSTFWADVTVTALQENGDARGFAKVIKDITEQIERERQQARAERYRKKLYAVTNDSNRRFEQRLVDVLELGVEYLDVDQGHLVAIDPETGTHEIIAISGDPSLTAPGDITSLSETYCRRTIESDGPLSIYSAEQQGLDDDPAYQQYGIGCYLGAKIEVDGELFGTVCFVARDPRSGQFRQDEQAFVELLTRWLKYELSRRDGQIEWPLKM, from the coding sequence ATGGTTGGTTCAGTGCGCGTCTTACATGTCGATGACGAACCGGACTTTGCCGATCTAACTGCGGCATATCTTGAACGGACCATGGATTCATGCACCGTCGACACCGCGGTCCGGGCCGACGATATCATCACGGACCGCCCGCAGGACACGTATGACTGTATTATCAGCGACTACGATATGCCCGGAATGAATGGGCTTGAGTTCCTTGAACGGATTCGCGAGGACGCACCGAAACTTCCGTTCATCCTCTACACTGGGAAAGGCAGCGAAGAAATCGCGGCCGAAGCAATCTCTGTAGGTGTCACGGACTATATCCAGAAGGAACCGGGAACGTCCCAGTACACGGTGCTAGCGAATAGGGTGCAAAACGCCGTCGAGGCCCGCAGAGACGAACTGCAAGTCACGCGTGGCCACCGCGCAATGAACGCGGCCTGGGATGGCATCAGTACGCTGGATCACGAGGGACGATTCACCTATTTGAACGACGCCTATGCGGCCACGTTCGGCTACGAGCGCGAGGAGCTTCTGGGCGAACACTGGCAGAAAATCCACTCGGAAGAGAGCCTCAAAACGGTCGATGGTGAAATCCTTCCAGCCGTCAGCGAGGCCGGAACGTGGACGGGTGAGACACTGCTCGAACGCGCCGACGGAACACAGTTCATCGGCGAACACACCGTCGCGAGTATCAAAGATAACGGCGCCGTCTGCGTGGTCCGTGACCGGACTGACCGCGAAGAACTCGACAAACAACTGCGCCACGAGCGCGAGCGGTTCCGGCTGCTCGTCGATGCGGTTGAGAATTACGCGATATTCCTGCTTGACCCCGACGGTCTCATCCAGTCGTGGAACGCGGGTGCGAAACAGCTCACGCAGTACGAGGAGTCTGATATCCTCGACGAGCATTTCTCGGCGTTTCACACCGAGAAACAGATAGCCGATGGCATCCCCGAGCAACTGCTGCAAGAAGCCGGTGAGTGCGGTAAGGCCACCGACCGCGGGCTCCGGGTTCGGAAGGACGGGAGCACGTTCTGGGCCGATGTGACTGTCACGGCGCTCCAGGAGAACGGCGACGCCCGCGGCTTTGCGAAAGTGATCAAAGATATCACGGAACAGATCGAACGGGAGCGACAGCAGGCGAGGGCCGAACGCTACCGGAAGAAACTCTATGCGGTCACGAACGACTCGAATCGCCGGTTCGAACAGCGGTTAGTCGACGTACTGGAACTCGGTGTTGAGTATCTTGATGTCGACCAGGGCCATCTCGTCGCAATCGACCCCGAAACGGGAACACATGAAATAATCGCTATTAGCGGCGACCCGTCTCTTACCGCCCCCGGCGACATAACATCGCTCTCTGAGACCTACTGCCGACGAACCATCGAATCCGACGGTCCGCTCTCGATCTACAGCGCCGAGCAACAGGGTCTAGACGACGATCCCGCATACCAGCAGTACGGTATCGGCTGTTACCTCGGTGCGAAGATCGAAGTCGACGGTGAACTGTTCGGGACGGTCTGTTTCGTTGCTCGTGACCCACGGTCGGGCCAGTTCAGACAGGACGAACAGGCCTTCGTCGAACTGCTCACCCGCTGGCTCAAATACGAATTGAGTCGACGCGACGGACAGATCGAGTGGCCCCTGAAGATGTGA
- a CDS encoding universal stress protein, producing the protein MEHPSVLVFVEFPDPEFPEPGFLDRLAYPDAELVGFYHLDENESVQEVKNEYEEDFTTELREQAEQFEQRGIRTEYKLVFNHDRVEARQKIANRVDAVLTPGGANTLGKVLMAARHTHNAEEKVANLLNIIDGDDLLSIDLIHIADPDDPEGEVEGERILNEMSSHLTSEGIPALHINREVRTGRDVAFELNQAAGNYDLVVLGETEQDVGDEVFGPVGDYIVDKQDVPVLTIR; encoded by the coding sequence ATGGAGCATCCAAGCGTCCTCGTATTCGTCGAGTTCCCCGATCCTGAGTTCCCCGAACCAGGGTTCCTTGACCGTCTTGCATACCCGGATGCAGAGCTTGTTGGGTTTTACCATCTTGATGAAAACGAGTCTGTCCAAGAAGTAAAGAACGAATACGAGGAAGACTTCACCACGGAGTTGCGAGAGCAGGCCGAACAATTCGAGCAACGGGGGATACGGACGGAGTACAAACTTGTTTTCAACCATGATCGGGTCGAAGCACGGCAAAAAATCGCCAATAGGGTTGATGCGGTTCTCACTCCGGGTGGAGCAAATACACTTGGCAAAGTATTGATGGCCGCCCGTCACACACACAATGCGGAAGAGAAAGTGGCCAATCTTCTCAATATCATTGACGGTGATGACCTGCTTTCAATTGACCTCATACACATAGCGGATCCGGATGACCCAGAAGGAGAAGTTGAGGGTGAAAGAATCTTAAACGAGATGAGTTCACACCTTACAAGTGAAGGCATTCCGGCCCTTCATATCAATCGAGAGGTGCGAACAGGAAGAGATGTGGCATTTGAGCTGAATCAAGCCGCGGGCAACTATGACCTCGTTGTACTGGGTGAAACCGAGCAGGATGTTGGTGACGAAGTCTTTGGCCCAGTAGGCGATTATATTGTTGACAAACAGGACGTTCCCGTATTGACTATTCGGTGA
- a CDS encoding DUF1684 domain-containing protein, with protein sequence MDEDTEDWETQLQANRDEKDRFFAEHRQSPIPPEERDDFDGLSYFEPDSDYRVEATVTVHETPESVDLETSDDRTVRYLHVATLSFDLDDESRELHAFRQAADESRTLFVPFRDKTTGQQSYDGGRYMELEPDRDLSDGDKITLDFNLAYSPFCAYSDTFSCPLPPESNWLETAVTAGERID encoded by the coding sequence ATGGACGAAGACACCGAGGACTGGGAGACACAGTTGCAGGCCAACCGGGACGAGAAAGACCGCTTCTTCGCGGAACACCGCCAATCACCGATTCCCCCGGAAGAACGCGACGATTTCGACGGACTCAGCTACTTCGAGCCTGACTCCGACTATCGGGTCGAAGCGACTGTTACTGTTCACGAGACACCGGAGTCGGTCGATCTGGAGACGAGCGACGACCGAACAGTGCGCTATCTCCACGTCGCAACGCTCTCGTTCGACCTCGACGACGAGTCCCGCGAACTCCATGCGTTCCGGCAGGCTGCCGATGAGTCACGGACGCTCTTTGTTCCGTTCCGAGACAAGACGACCGGGCAACAGAGCTACGACGGCGGCCGATACATGGAGCTGGAACCCGACCGCGATCTGAGTGACGGCGACAAGATTACGCTGGATTTCAACCTCGCGTACTCGCCGTTCTGTGCCTACAGCGACACCTTCTCGTGTCCACTCCCGCCGGAGTCAAACTGGCTCGAAACCGCGGTGACGGCCGGGGAACGGATAGACTGA
- a CDS encoding DnaJ domain-containing protein: protein MEATFYGILGVDPDATEETIVRAYREQTKAHHPDVSDDPAAGERFKRLTQAKNVLTDEAERARYDRLGHDAYVNRHVDSGADGGTATGGVSDIAQQYVDQRANAETTGEATANATQRPTQTRGGSTGYGTAAEYYKPGKRVRPTQSSGVETLLDSLRRVGPWLFVHLALLVCTIVAAVLLAVGGLTGDLSPVVAGVMAVSMVTISLVVSATHVLTHVSG from the coding sequence ATGGAAGCGACGTTCTACGGTATTCTGGGGGTGGACCCAGATGCCACCGAAGAGACGATAGTCCGCGCCTACCGGGAGCAGACAAAAGCGCATCACCCGGACGTGAGTGACGACCCTGCCGCCGGAGAACGGTTCAAGCGCCTCACGCAGGCGAAGAACGTGCTCACGGACGAGGCCGAGCGAGCGCGATACGACCGACTCGGTCACGACGCATACGTCAACAGGCACGTCGACAGCGGCGCGGACGGAGGCACAGCCACGGGCGGTGTCAGTGACATCGCACAGCAGTACGTCGACCAGCGGGCCAACGCAGAGACGACGGGCGAGGCAACGGCGAACGCGACACAGCGGCCCACCCAGACCCGCGGGGGAAGCACGGGCTACGGGACTGCCGCGGAGTACTACAAGCCCGGCAAGCGGGTTCGGCCGACACAGTCGTCGGGAGTCGAGACACTGCTCGATTCACTGCGACGTGTTGGCCCGTGGCTGTTCGTCCATCTGGCACTGCTGGTCTGTACTATCGTTGCCGCCGTACTGCTCGCAGTCGGTGGCCTCACTGGGGACCTTTCACCGGTCGTTGCAGGTGTCATGGCTGTCTCGATGGTGACGATTTCGCTGGTCGTCTCTGCGACTCACGTCCTCACACACGTGTCGGGCTGA
- a CDS encoding mechanosensitive ion channel family protein, giving the protein MTPLQVLVDLGIDRETLVGIVGVLVAAYVASRVVGYALIAVAERRPRRRISIKMLVPIVRFLIYGTAAFLILGPLLRLSATQLLAVSGLLGAALGFGLKDLFAGMIGGLVLITERPYQVGDKVTIDGDYGEVTDIGLRATTLITPDDSAIRVPNATLFTANVSNANDGQPEMMVVVELAVTTGADLDRASAIVEEAMVTSKYVFVDDDHPFAVLVEDESYYRTIRGKAYVADLRDEFAFASDVTERSMAAFAREGITIPKAPVHISKHR; this is encoded by the coding sequence GTGACCCCGCTTCAGGTGCTGGTAGACCTCGGGATAGACCGAGAGACGCTCGTAGGAATTGTGGGAGTACTTGTGGCCGCGTACGTGGCCAGCCGGGTGGTTGGGTATGCGCTCATCGCGGTCGCCGAGCGTCGGCCTCGCCGACGGATCAGTATCAAGATGTTAGTTCCGATTGTGCGGTTTCTGATCTACGGAACCGCGGCCTTTCTGATTCTGGGACCGTTGCTTAGACTGTCCGCCACACAGTTGCTCGCAGTGTCGGGACTGCTTGGGGCGGCCCTGGGGTTCGGCTTGAAGGACCTCTTCGCGGGGATGATCGGCGGGCTAGTGCTCATTACCGAGCGTCCGTACCAGGTCGGCGACAAGGTTACCATCGACGGCGACTACGGCGAAGTGACCGATATCGGGCTCCGGGCGACGACACTGATAACGCCTGACGACAGCGCCATCAGAGTCCCAAACGCCACGCTATTCACCGCAAACGTCTCAAACGCCAACGACGGACAGCCAGAGATGATGGTCGTCGTCGAGCTGGCGGTCACCACCGGAGCCGATCTCGATCGGGCGAGTGCTATCGTCGAGGAGGCAATGGTGACCTCGAAGTACGTTTTCGTCGACGACGACCACCCGTTCGCGGTCTTGGTTGAGGATGAATCCTACTATCGGACAATCCGCGGCAAGGCGTATGTAGCCGACCTGCGCGACGAGTTCGCATTCGCCTCAGATGTGACTGAGCGCTCGATGGCCGCTTTCGCCAGGGAAGGTATCACGATACCAAAGGCACCCGTTCACATCTCCAAGCACCGCTGA